The Gambusia affinis linkage group LG05, SWU_Gaff_1.0, whole genome shotgun sequence region TAAAGTACCTCGCCATTGACTGTGAGATGGTGGGCGCAGGACCCAAAGGCAGCATCAGTCAGCTGGCTCGCTGTAGCATCGTCTCATACGACGGGGATGTAATCTATGACAAGTTCATCAAGCCCTCCATGTATGTAACAGACTTCCGCACAAGATGGAGCGGTATTCGTCCCAGAGATCTCTCCAAAGCCACACCATTTGCACAGGCCAGGCAGGAGGTGATGCAAAATTCATTTGTAGCACAATAACGCCAAGTTGTTCGTTTTTTCTTGTTCTCACTATGATTTTGCCACTCAGTATTTCTACTTACAAGTCGTTATTTCATAGAGAAGTTCCTTTATGTTTACCTGAGTAATAATTCAGAAGTAGACCAGATCCTGCCTGTTTCTTTACACAGCGATTGTACACAAAGTGTCAAAAATACTTACGCCCCGGTTAAGAAACCCAACAGCAAAGTGACTTATCTGAAATAGAGAATGTTGCCcaatttcaaaactttgaaaactgaaacattagaATACACATTCTGAatttagattaaatgttttctactgAATTGAATGGATATATTTTGCATCATGACTTTCCAAAAGcagaatgacaaaaatgtgCTGTGACTCTATAGATCCTAAGACTGCTCATGGGGAAGATTGTTATCGGCCACGCCATACATAACGACTTCAAGGCCCTCAGTTACACGCATCCTGCTGCCTTGACAAGAGACACGTCGAAAATCCCTCTTCTCAACCTGAAGGCTGGGTTTGGGGAGAAAGAGTGCGCCTCACTGAAGAGACTCACCAAAGCCATCTTCAACCGTGATATCCAGGTACGTGAAGTTATGCTGATTTGTTGTAATTGGTTCTTTGATTTAAGAAACCACAAGGCCGCATCAGTTGTCTTTTGTCCATTCACCTCCCCACCCAATTTAGCTCTAAAAAGGGTTGCGGTTGGCAGTTTAGTATTTatcttttcagacaaaataaatgattgtgATGGAAATTATGATTTATCTTACAAGAAAcgctaaatatatttttgggattgttgtttttcttttttgaaatgtattttttccagtgttaataataatatatcCTTTGCATACGTATGcagttatttaattaaaacccctatttgttcatgtttagcGTTTTCTTTTGCCTAAAACACATGTCAGGTGATGTCAGGTGATGTTCATATGTCATGAGAATAACCTGGTTATACTCTCAAagattttagattatttagTGATTATAAGCAATGATCTTAATGCTGTAATAAGCTTCTTACATTCATTATTATCTTTGGAACCTTGAGTTTAAAGCTGTCAGaaggttaaaatattttttaatcagagCTGTCTCTTTTGTCCTCAGACTGGAAGAAAGGGCCACTCTTCTGTGGAAGATGCTAAAGCTACGATGGAGCTTTACAAGGTGGTAGAAGAGGAATGGGAGAGCACTCTCGCCTCCACATCTTGACCCACGTACTTCTATATTTGAAAGTGCAAAATAAACTCAGCTCAACCacctttaaatttaaagatgTCTTGCAATGAAATTCAAGTCATCCATGAAAAAAATAAGGTACCTTTCTTGTTAGCTTTATCGGTTAAAGCTGTTGTATAACCGaaagataaaacatgtttagtAGCGGcatgttaaaacatttgtagaTATTTTGTGCACACAGCCCAGTGTTATTCTGGGTACAGTGAAGGTCTACAGTAACGTCGAAATGAGCACAATaagatatttttgtaatatattttttcacacatGTATTAATCATGTGCATGTTTAGGTGCTCATGAACTACCTGGAAGAGTAgtttaaaatatagttttacaGCAAAAGATAATAATTTTTACATTCTTATCACAGAACTTTTCATGGATGTGAGCAGAAACCGACTTACTGTCAGTAGCTGCAACCTTCTTTCCTAGGGTTAAACTGAGTTTAAatggttttccttccacttttaGGTCAGAAATATCCTTTTTATCACAATTTGTGATGAAAAGGATCAGATCAACTCCATATGTATGGtcctaaaaaaagagaagtttgaTGCCATGTTCTATAATTCAGAAGTTTGAAAGCATATTGGTGCTACTGTCATATTCCACTGGTGGTAGGAAACTTTGgaattttgtgtaaaaagtttaaactttttggTTTTCTGGGACAATACTACATAGTCCAGGCATGTTAAGAGTACGAAGTTGTCCTGCATACTTCCAAGAAATGTCTGCAGCTCCTTTACTGTTGCTGAAGGCCACTTGTTAGCCTCCTTTTTTCTTCATGGCTGCTCATCAGTTCTTGAGGCGATAAACAATTCTCTGACATCACTCTTGTGCCCCATTGTGCTTGAGGATAACTGCCTTCACTGTATTTCATGTTATATCTGTTGTCTTGGAATTTGCTTTTTATCTTCTTAATcctacatctttttttattttctggtgaATATTGGTTTGAAGTCAGAAAAATCATCTCATGCGATGGATATATGTGTTGACAGCTGTGAAATAGAGTTAAATCAGAACTGAAAGAACAGACTTACCTTTGTTCTCACTATTCAATGATGATTCAACATTAAACTCACAGGTTTTAAAGAGCAGAACTTTAACATGGTgatccaaagttgttttttcatctttatatGTTGTAATAGCTTATGTTGCACAGGTTGTTGCCTTTAAGGCAGGTGTAGCTCAATTGTTACATTGATTTTTGCCATTGCCCAAAAATAATTCACCTACTTTTGCTTGTAAATAGtgttatggggaaaaaaatatcatcattttctttgctatattgtttatctttgttttgttctcattttaattGCAAACGGAATcactagtttgtttttattacctCAGGGagtgcttttaaaacaaataaagttttttctttgtggtGGGATAGCCTTTCTTGAATAATATTTATGCCGAACTGTTCTTGTCTTTCCATTCGAGGTTCAACAAATACTGACTTTtgccaataaaataattttactctgttttcaaagactgttttgtgtttcaaagTGGAAGGAGATTAAGTGATTATCTGTAATATTAAGAGCTGGAAAGACATGAAAGACTTTCTTCTCTAACTGTGTAATGctatattattgattttaagGAATTTGTTGCCCACTGGCATATTGCTATAGTTACCCCTTTCCTTTTGATGGTGTCTACCTTTCCATACACCTTTCATACAATGCACATATTAGTCATGGCCCAGCGGTAGCTCTATGCTCATAATTCAACACACCGCCAAGCTATGAGGAATTCGTTgggtttgcatattttttaattgaactcCACATGCAGTTAGGATTTGTTTGAAGATGACTAAGGCATTTTTGAAATTTGTAagtaatttgctgaaaaactaTATGGCTGATAGTTGAAGGAGAAATATAGAAGTTGCTTGCAAGAGGTATCTGAACCTCCGGGAAAAATCTGGTGTCTTTTTTGAGTGGTACTAAAAGATATATCTATTATGTTAAAGTAACAAATTGGATTGTACTGCACCCTAGTGGCCAAAATCAAGAAtatcattaaaagaaaatggggTAGTTCAgtctaattgtttttatgtttaagaaCCCACTTTGCTTTGGACTATTTAGAAAACTTTACAAGTAAGACATACGGTTCGTTATTTAAGCTTACCTACCGTCATGTTTTAAGGTTTTACAGGCAGAAAGGAGGGGATGCAGGGGAGTCCTGGATCTTTGAACAGTTCCCATCCACAtttcttccctcctctcctttctCGTCTTGGCGGAGGACCGCCTCGGCTTCTTCAGCGCTGCTGGAGATCCTAACGCAGACAATAAGAGCTGCTGCACCTGCCTGGAGGTTCCTGACGGAGGACTGAGCAGCTGCATAAAGGACAACAAAGTTTAGCCGCTAGGAGATGAAGtaagtcattttaattgtatccatttaagaataaataatatCCGTGGTCGTTTCCCCCCCACTTcgtttagtttctttttgtaaataataagcTTCAATTTAACAAATGCTGAATTGTCTTTGGAATTGTCCCGAGAGCAATAGATAATTTATGGAGATAATTTAACTTGAATTGGAAGATGTATTGATAGATGTGACCCACATGTTTGCATGTGTATATTTATTCGTAAAATAGACTAAAGGGCAGGTACATCTTCACAAATTTATCGTcgaaagtttttttatttttatttttatttttattttttttcaattgggTCTCTCAATCCAAATAATGAAAGTAATATATAAATGATTAAACTATACTGAGAGATATTCTTCTGGTGCTTTTGATGATTTTTGctcaaaactatattttaaaaccataaGTTGATCAGACAATTTAAATGCTCTAGAAGCCACAGGGATGGCTAAAGCCTTGACAGGATTGTGaagcaaatcaaatcaaaacctTGAGATTGCAGCTGGAGTCGTTTTTTCGGGAGCCAGTGCATGCAGACTTATCCAAGGCTTGGGCTGCAACTGACCCATTTCTTGTGCTAGGCCAATCCTGAACCAGAGACCacattggaaacattttacctGGGCTAAGGGGACCGATATACTGGACTAGTTCTTGGTGATTCAGatgaaagtacatttttcatttcacttgGAAATCAGTGTCCCAAGATGAAGAGTGGACTGGCACAGAATCCAAGCCGCTTGAAGTCCAGGGTAAAGTTTCCATTTGGAGGTTCATGTAGTCTGTTAGTGAGGGTCCAAGTCCAAAGTCCAGTGCAGCTGTCCATAAGAGTTCTTCATTCTTCCTTCTGCTGACAAGCTTTTGAAGATGCTAATTTCAATTTCCAGCTGGACTTGGCAACTTGTCACATTGCCAAAAGAACCAGTACTTGCTTTAATTGTTGTATCACTGTACTTGGTTGACTAGCAAACTAGCCTGACCTAAAGGCACAGAAACTCCTAGGAGTATtatcaagaggaagatgagcgACATCAGACCTAAAAATACAGATGATCTGAAGACCGCTCTCAAATCAGCCTGAGCTTCCTCAGCAGTACTGCAGCTTGATCACCCCCATGCGATGTTGCATTTACGCAGTAATCCATACAAAGGGAGGTCCAAACAAGTACTGAGTACAAATGCTGCACGGTACATGGACATACGTTTCCATTGGTCCAcctttctgttaaaaataattgttttattgggTTAAATTTTTGATGGTTGTAAACCCTAATCTAAAATTGAACATTtcaaatacatgaataaatatgagggttttttatttaattgctgAAATAATCCGTTTTTGATTATATTACAGTTTCTGTTGATGCAGCTACATATGTACTTGTTCAAAGAAATAATCACCAAACTTGAACTTTGATCATCCAGAATCCTCTGAAATGTTCATATTTGgccaaaaataatttacagacTACAAATTGTTCAGTGGTTTTAGTtattctttttgaaaatataaatctgtGCAGTAGTGACATTTAAATTTTGGAAAGTTCAAATGTCTCTTTCTTACACTTAGTGGGgtaaacaaaagacaaaaatctttgCAATCATAACTGTCATTACACAGGTATTGTGCAGCAAGATTATTAGGTAATCTGTTTTCATGAAACcaaataatatttgaaaatataagaGTCACAGGACATTTCTTTACTGTAGctgttttgtatttcagtgCTATTTTAACAGCTAGTTCCATCTAACTTTAGTTTGTAGCTGTTTTCTGTCTTGccaaagccttttcttttaGGTAAAGAGATGTTCCCTAACACTCCATCTAATCCGTTGATCTTCAATCCACTGGAATAACGCTTGCAGGAATGAATCATCCTCAAAGCAGCAGCTGGTTGCCAAATCCAGTTTGCTTCAATCTGGGCTTAGAAAAACGACAATATTTTTCCCCACAACACTTACACACgtttttattgcatgtttactggtttttatttattatatttagtaAATAAGCATTTACGGTTAAATGCTGtaatttttgaccatttttttctgtcatcccATTGGAATTGTGTTTTGTATCTGGTTACTGGATGGTTGTGTAACCTGTGGAAGTGCCACATCTTTACTGTCACTTCCATAACGCTCGAGCAACAGAATTTCTACAATATGAGTTCTGCGAtggctgtttttttcctcactgtatTTGAGTCATCAGCCTCCAAAAAGTCACAACTTGGTCGACTTGTGGCACACAAACTGGGATGATTCTGAAACCACCAAGAAGAGTCTTTCCTCATTTAGTTT contains the following coding sequences:
- the isg20l2 gene encoding interferon-stimulated 20 kDa exonuclease-like 2 isoform X1 — translated: MSDTMIHVSPSVDTSQGIIPTKKQKSNRKKKQFLKKMKYLKGKGCFQDDSHQRRNNEHNQASKQNGRFSRPAPSPMTTNRRSSPQSNPSSSGVDLSVGRSSEASTSSFNPLSITFTVTNESSHTKPNQPVNTKTTATLSCASKSNARKLSTPAGNPIKYLAIDCEMVGAGPKGSISQLARCSIVSYDGDVIYDKFIKPSMYVTDFRTRWSGIRPRDLSKATPFAQARQEILRLLMGKIVIGHAIHNDFKALSYTHPAALTRDTSKIPLLNLKAGFGEKECASLKRLTKAIFNRDIQTGRKGHSSVEDAKATMELYKVVEEEWESTLASTS
- the isg20l2 gene encoding interferon-stimulated 20 kDa exonuclease-like 2 isoform X2 produces the protein MKYLKGKGCFQDDSHQRRNNEHNQASKQNGRFSRPAPSPMTTNRRSSPQSNPSSSGVDLSVGRSSEASTSSFNPLSITFTVTNESSHTKPNQPVNTKTTATLSCASKSNARKLSTPAGNPIKYLAIDCEMVGAGPKGSISQLARCSIVSYDGDVIYDKFIKPSMYVTDFRTRWSGIRPRDLSKATPFAQARQEILRLLMGKIVIGHAIHNDFKALSYTHPAALTRDTSKIPLLNLKAGFGEKECASLKRLTKAIFNRDIQTGRKGHSSVEDAKATMELYKVVEEEWESTLASTS